The Dromiciops gliroides isolate mDroGli1 unplaced genomic scaffold, mDroGli1.pri manual_scaffold_19811_ctg1, whole genome shotgun sequence genome includes the window GGTTAGTAAGGAACCCTCAGTCAAAAGACCTccatttgacagagaaggaaactgaggtccagagacagGAAGGGACAtgtctgtgacatttaaaaagtttgagagacattaTTTCTGGGTAATTTCATCATCTTGTTAAAAATGGCAGCATGTTTatgaataaaaggatggtcatttcgctgtctctcttagaccaaagacccatCATGATGGTGGGTTTCTGGTTTATATATTCTTGGAAGAGTAAgtattcctgagggtggcaatcaactctgattggttaacaattaatgagagaatgaatattacactGAGGGACTGGGCTATATTATAGTGAGGGTCTTGAGGTAAGCATGATCACCCAAGTCTTGGTAGAAGAAACATCagtttccatatcacctgtctcacaaaagggagaatcaacattttcctAGACCCTTCTGAGCCAACACAATGAATAGGAATCCACCAttagcctaaacttagaattgcttttactgtctgattagatcttggcctgggtcCATCCCTGAGAGAGATTTCCCACCCTGATTGATTTCTGTGTAAGAAAGTACAAAGGGATAAAAACCTTGGTTCCAattcaataattaattattaatacaagagagaaataatcatttctctcatgtcTAAGGGCCCCCAAGAACTCAGTGGCAGAGCCTATGCTAGAATAGCATGCTCCAAATTCCCACACCGCTCCTACTTGGATTTTTCTGTCCTTGGCAGGGGACAACTGGGATCAGTGGCAGCCTCTTAGGTTGGCCAAAGGGACCTGGCCTAATCCAAAGGTCTTAACATCTGAGACAGAATTGGCTGGCACCCTGCTTGTCTCTTTGCTGCCTGATCATAGCTAGGAGAAGAATCTCTTGAGAATCCCAGTGCGTCTCCAGCTGGTAGGCAAAGTGATAGAGGCTGCAGAATAAGGAAGGCACTTGGAGCCCCCAGATTCTGTAAAAGAAGGGGATGGGATCTATGGTCCTTATACCTGGAAGAAGAACCTGTGGGACTGGGAGGAGATGAATGTCTACTAAGGTATGATACTTCTTCTGAGGCATCCACAGGAGGAGAATCCCAAACTGcgcctgtctctccctctctgcagTCCCTCatactccttcctccttctctcttttcatcatCTCTCCTCCAACTTTACCCCTTCTTTCtctaatcatttcttttcttcccattgtCTTCCCTGCCCTATTCTCCTGTATCCTCATTCTTTCTATCCCACTTCTGTCCTTTTATCAACTTTCCTTTATTACCTTCATTCACCACTGTCATCCTCTTCCAtctcaatttattattttcttttcttcccattttccctcatCTTTTTACTTGTTTACCTTTCTTCATCGCCTGTTATCAATGGGGCCAGGTAGCTGGCAGAAGCTCGAGtaggaagggaataggaatgAAGCTGGAAGGAATGAGGTTCTGACATAACAGATTCCATCTGTGACCTGTGTAGGGCTAAGGCTCTGTGAGGTCATCCCATTCCAGGTTATATAAGGCCAGCCAGCTCTGGCATCTCTTCATTCCCACAGGCAGGAGAGATGATGAAGAGCAGATAAGGTGGGCAGCTCTGGATGCAGGAGCTCATAGGGTTCACCCCTTTTCCTGTGTCTGGCAGGGAGAGAAAGGCCCCCAaagtagaagaggaaggaggacgTAACTTCTAGAGATCCTTAAGGCTTTCAGTAGTTACTGTGTCCTAAAAAAGACACTGGAGGAGggcaggagaggaagaggatcTGAGCACACATTGAgatctgaagaaaataagaaacgATAAAAGTAAGAGAGAGCTAGAAGTCAAATACGTATGAAGATTAAGAATGAGACTGGGGTTACGAAGTCAAGGTTGGTGTGAACATAGAGGCTGAAGACAACATATCACTTTGGGGACCAGGTGATTTTTGAAGACTGATAATTCTGGAAGTCTTTAAAACCTCAGGAGTGAGAGAAGTGAGGGGCATCCTAAGTCTGTACTCTAGCTATGCACCACTGTCTCATTATGACCATTGCTCTTAGTCTCCTAACCCCCTTGATTGAGTCCAGGCACTGCTACTATTGTAACATCACTAACTCTGGAAATTGCCTGGGTGTCCAGATAACTTGTGCAGAAGAGTATGATTGTTACATAGGCCGTGGTGCAGTCCTTGGCCTCCCAACAGTCATCAAGAAGGGCTGTGTGGAACCGAGCCACTGTGGACAAGAGCAACAGATCCCGTACATGGGCACCACCTACAGTCTCATTACCTACTGCTGTCATTCAGAGCTATGCAACATGAACGTTCAAGCTCGAAACAGGACTTTCATCAATGTAGCTGTTTCTGCTGCCACCGCCAACCTGTCTGCTAAGGATGTCCTGATAGCGCTGCTTTTATTTCTGCTCTGAACCTGATAAATGAATGGATTCCTGCCTTCCTCCTGTGAGACCCTGTCCCCTACCCCCTCTCTGTATCCCTTCCTTATGTGAACTGTATTAATAAAATGGCTAGAGGCAGAACCTATATTGGATTGTGTGGTTCATTGGGAGCCCTAGAAGAGGTGGGGAAAGATATCTTGGGAGGAAGGTAGAGCC containing:
- the LOC122734273 gene encoding sperm acrosome membrane-associated protein 4-like translates to MHHCLIMTIALSLLTPLIESRHCYYCNITNSGNCLGVQITCAEEYDCYIGRGAVLGLPTVIKKGCVEPSHCGQEQQIPYMGTTYSLITYCCHSELCNMNVQARNRTFINVAVSAATANLSAKDVLIALLLFLL